The following proteins come from a genomic window of Sphingobium cloacae:
- a CDS encoding alpha/beta hydrolase domain-containing protein codes for MKIARAAATVLRLGGMILVASITAQAAPARAETPPMPIVTPVPDSGNIPLSSAARKGTEYVDLKKAGYVEEEYYLSGIAPAITASGQTVAQAPYVTRILVRKPKDAARFNGTVVIEPFTWFGERAAGWILTREYLLRKGYAFVGYTLNINQPKNDPKFPPSDADPASPGDGINHYGDIVNFEFMRDFDYARYAPLGSYYDETRFQRGGAPDPFVPQSQGIGAQLALMLKSNLPSGPMAGLKVERVYVNSWAVTAQIWFDYLDQGRHQQWRLPDGRPLIDAYMTGRFAYGEVAGDAIRIPRKMPENVPFVTVYSQSETLHDVLEGIRLPADTDKPELRYYEVMGTPHLREADLGTNEVEPWPNERGKPNDPRCQFIYDEPAELPFSALLDAMDRWVRNGTPMPMAPRVVRRGKTVVRDAKTGNIVGGVRPPWITVPSAEYWTDFETGCGVVYDSKLPYSARRLKKMYGSYADYARRFEEAKQRSVKEGYLLPEDAATLKPIASPEDFERDVPLPRR; via the coding sequence ATGAAAATTGCAAGGGCTGCGGCGACCGTTCTGCGACTGGGCGGTATGATCCTCGTCGCTTCCATAACGGCGCAGGCAGCCCCTGCCCGCGCCGAAACCCCGCCGATGCCGATTGTCACGCCGGTCCCCGACAGCGGGAATATCCCGCTGTCGTCGGCGGCGCGCAAGGGCACGGAATATGTGGACCTGAAAAAGGCGGGTTATGTCGAAGAGGAATATTATCTTTCGGGCATAGCGCCAGCCATTACGGCGAGCGGGCAGACGGTGGCGCAGGCTCCCTATGTGACGCGCATCCTCGTCCGCAAACCGAAGGATGCCGCCCGGTTCAACGGGACGGTGGTAATCGAGCCGTTCACCTGGTTCGGCGAACGGGCGGCGGGCTGGATCCTCACGCGCGAATATCTGCTGCGCAAGGGATATGCGTTCGTCGGCTACACGCTCAACATCAACCAGCCGAAGAACGATCCCAAATTTCCGCCGAGCGACGCCGATCCCGCGTCGCCGGGCGACGGCATCAACCATTATGGCGATATCGTCAATTTCGAGTTCATGCGGGATTTCGACTATGCGCGCTATGCGCCGCTGGGCAGCTATTATGACGAGACGCGATTCCAGCGGGGCGGCGCGCCCGATCCGTTCGTGCCGCAATCCCAGGGAATCGGCGCGCAACTGGCGCTGATGCTGAAGTCCAACCTTCCCTCGGGCCCCATGGCCGGGCTGAAGGTGGAGCGCGTCTATGTGAACAGTTGGGCCGTCACGGCGCAGATATGGTTCGACTATCTCGACCAGGGCCGTCACCAGCAATGGCGCCTGCCCGATGGACGCCCGCTGATCGACGCCTATATGACGGGCAGGTTCGCCTATGGCGAGGTGGCGGGCGACGCCATTCGCATTCCCCGGAAAATGCCCGAAAACGTCCCATTCGTGACGGTATACAGCCAGTCGGAAACCCTGCACGACGTGCTGGAGGGCATCAGGTTGCCGGCGGATACGGACAAGCCCGAGCTGCGCTATTACGAGGTGATGGGCACCCCCCATCTGCGCGAAGCCGACCTCGGCACCAACGAAGTGGAACCCTGGCCGAACGAGCGGGGCAAGCCCAATGACCCGCGCTGCCAGTTCATCTACGACGAACCGGCCGAGCTTCCCTTTTCGGCGCTTCTCGATGCGATGGATCGCTGGGTTCGCAACGGCACTCCCATGCCGATGGCGCCGCGCGTGGTGCGCCGGGGCAAGACGGTCGTGCGCGACGCGAAGACCGGCAACATCGTGGGCGGCGTTCGTCCCCCGTGGATCACGGTGCCGAGCGCGGAATATTGGACCGACTTCGAAACCGGCTGCGGCGTGGTCTATGACAGCAAGCTGCCCTATTCCGCCAGGCGCCTGAAGAAGATGTATGGCAGCTACGCCGATTACGCGCGCCGTTTCGAGGAAGCCAAGCAGCGTTCGGTGAAGGAGGGCTATCTGCTGCCGGAAGACGCCGCAACGCTCAAACCCATCGCCAGTCCCGAGGATTTCGAGCGGGACGTTCCCCTTCCCCGGCGTTGA
- a CDS encoding helix-turn-helix domain-containing protein has translation MEDADWKSRLREEAERIRLGKRLGKSAQINRLFDYLVERSLMGTATKEIEVAREVFGWSADSNAGLDATVRTHVHRLRKKLDELAAESDGDHLALPRGEYRLVLVPQEHDGGRGILFDRPGRSAASISIRGRHLFWIAAGLFGLALAGWLGWIAHAGYHPADRRAASAFWKPLTTSRFPTLMVMGDDYTFGEFNDHGAVARLIRDPAINTRQDLDREKLLVGGASKGFVDLDYHTLPEAMGPALTMVAPIVHAATGDPERPAVVGISRFPTEMLGRNNIVYVGLLGGLRLLAAPLFEGSRFSVSDDGDSILDRETKRRFESDWADPAEDRLLRHDYAYISSRPGPIGNWILVISGTRDPALKEAAQIVSSRAKLDQLARIAGNGPFEAVYEVRTYGPSNYTSRPIIVRPIPAGARVPGADPAKAQSRRQPSP, from the coding sequence ATGGAAGATGCGGATTGGAAGTCTCGGCTCAGGGAAGAGGCGGAACGTATCCGGCTCGGCAAGAGGCTCGGCAAGTCGGCGCAGATCAATCGGCTGTTCGATTATCTTGTCGAGCGCTCTCTCATGGGGACCGCCACCAAGGAAATCGAAGTGGCGCGGGAAGTCTTCGGATGGTCGGCGGATTCCAACGCCGGGCTGGATGCGACCGTGCGCACGCATGTCCATCGGCTGCGCAAGAAGCTGGATGAACTGGCGGCGGAAAGCGACGGAGATCATCTTGCCCTTCCGCGCGGCGAATATCGGCTGGTGCTGGTTCCGCAGGAGCATGATGGCGGCCGGGGTATATTGTTCGACCGGCCGGGCCGATCAGCCGCCTCCATCAGCATCCGGGGCAGGCACCTGTTCTGGATTGCCGCGGGCCTTTTCGGTCTGGCGCTGGCGGGCTGGCTCGGCTGGATCGCGCATGCGGGCTATCATCCTGCCGATCGCCGGGCGGCTTCCGCCTTCTGGAAGCCGCTGACGACCAGCCGTTTCCCGACATTGATGGTCATGGGTGACGACTATACGTTCGGCGAATTCAACGATCATGGAGCCGTCGCGCGGCTGATCCGTGATCCCGCCATCAATACGCGCCAGGATCTGGATCGGGAAAAGCTTCTGGTCGGCGGCGCCAGCAAGGGTTTTGTCGACCTCGACTATCACACTCTGCCCGAAGCGATGGGACCGGCGCTGACCATGGTGGCGCCCATCGTCCACGCGGCGACGGGCGACCCGGAAAGACCGGCGGTTGTCGGCATATCGCGCTTCCCGACCGAAATGCTGGGCCGCAACAATATCGTCTATGTCGGCTTGCTCGGCGGACTTCGCCTGTTGGCCGCTCCCCTGTTCGAAGGATCGCGTTTCTCGGTTTCCGACGATGGAGACAGCATCCTCGATCGGGAGACGAAGCGACGCTTCGAGTCGGATTGGGCCGACCCGGCGGAGGACAGGCTGCTTCGCCATGATTATGCCTATATCTCCAGCAGGCCGGGGCCGATCGGCAACTGGATATTGGTGATTTCCGGGACGCGCGATCCGGCGCTGAAGGAAGCCGCGCAAATCGTGTCGAGCCGCGCGAAACTCGATCAGCTTGCCAGGATCGCCGGCAATGGCCCGTTCGAGGCAGTCTACGAAGTGCGCACCTATGGGCCGTCCAACTATACCAGCCGGCCGATCATCGTGCGGCCCATCCCTGCTGGCGCACGCGTACCCGGCGCCGATCCGGCCAAAGCCCAGTCGCGCCGCCAGCCGTCCCCGTGA
- a CDS encoding IS481 family transposase, with protein MGQVRHGSATTTHAVRAAIQRSQASLATLSRDLGINPKTVAKWRKRATVEDLKTGPKAPHSTTLSEAEEAMVVAFRRHTLLPLDDCLYALQPSIPHLTRSALHRCLQRHGISRLPDIEGDKPKRQRFKRYPIGFFHIDIAEVQTAEGKLYLFVGIDRTSKFAVTQLVDKADRRTAWEFLEHLLKAVPYRIHTILTDNGIQFAEQPRNRNTAWSRQMRFDMICEANDIEHRLTKPNHPWTNGQVERMNRTIKEATVKRFHYDSHQQLRTHLADFMAAYNFARRLKTLSGLTPYEYIAKIWTSEPERFIVNPIHQMPGLNN; from the coding sequence ATGGGACAGGTACGTCACGGGAGCGCCACGACCACGCACGCCGTCCGAGCAGCAATACAGCGATCGCAAGCTTCGCTCGCGACGCTGAGCCGGGATTTGGGGATCAACCCGAAGACGGTGGCGAAGTGGCGCAAGCGGGCGACGGTCGAGGATTTGAAGACCGGGCCGAAGGCCCCTCATTCCACCACCCTGTCCGAGGCCGAGGAGGCAATGGTTGTGGCGTTCCGTCGACACACGTTGCTGCCGCTCGATGACTGTCTTTATGCCCTGCAACCATCGATCCCGCACCTGACACGATCGGCGCTGCATCGGTGCCTGCAGCGACACGGCATCTCTCGCCTGCCCGACATCGAAGGTGACAAGCCAAAGCGACAACGCTTCAAACGCTATCCGATCGGCTTCTTCCACATCGATATTGCCGAAGTGCAAACTGCAGAAGGCAAGCTGTACCTGTTCGTCGGCATCGACCGCACCAGCAAGTTCGCCGTCACGCAACTCGTCGACAAGGCGGATCGCCGAACGGCGTGGGAGTTCCTCGAACACCTGCTGAAAGCGGTGCCCTACCGCATCCACACGATCCTGACGGACAATGGCATCCAGTTCGCCGAGCAGCCGCGCAACCGTAACACCGCATGGTCACGCCAGATGCGCTTCGACATGATCTGCGAGGCAAACGACATCGAGCATCGTCTCACCAAACCGAACCACCCGTGGACCAACGGCCAGGTCGAGCGGATGAACCGGACCATCAAGGAGGCGACCGTCAAACGCTTCCACTACGACAGCCATCAGCAACTCCGGACGCACCTCGCTGACTTCATGGCCGCCTACAACTTCGCCCGAAGGCTCAAAACGCTCAGCGGGCTCACACCCTACGAATACATCGCCAAGATCTGGACGTCAGAGCCAGAACGGTTCATCGTCAACCCAATCCACCAGATGCCGGGACTGAACAACTAG
- a CDS encoding NAD-glutamate dehydrogenase produces MTAAAEPKIKEVDLSIRQALEDALARGALPGESEGFDEAALADAAAFLAGTAGSRAPGQPAIAIETLGESVSARFMRIALVNDDMPFLVDSIAHTLAAEDITIHRLLHPVLSVSRDAKGALKAILDDETSGARRESMIYIEADRADAKVRRALEKDLRDTLADVRAAVADWPRMQEAMAADADAIPDEEGAALLRWFLSRHFTQTGHEICGRDGKARDGIGICALRDKPLIAPASRKAAFAWFEEGKRVPLIIKSNITSRVHRHVLLDLIIVPVRQGKEVVALSIHAGMWTSSALAAPPDKVPLLRSALSLLMEKFGFDPVGHAGKTLVHALTALPHDILIGFDRETLERLALTFMSLADRPRPKLALATSALARHLYAFVWLPREELSTARRVSIQDMLSQAANGAAVLSWSIALEEGGLALLRITLDLRDGGVVPDDAELDERLRKMVRGWLPAVEESLAETEEPGRAAALAQRFANGFPMAYRNGAGPAEAAIDIRLIHGLSGPGDKSIRIYRNAEDSAERLRLKLYSHDAIALSEVVPAFENFGFRVIDEMTTAIDGGALGHVQRFVLELPAGGDAEAVVARADVVTEAIAQVIEGVAEDDSLNELIVTAGLSPRAVVLFRALFSYLRQTGMAYSRATVANTLRREKDVAHQLVELFIALHDPAAKEGEARAAAAQAAIETGLEKVTAIDEDRVLRLLRAVIAATLRTNFFAPASTEALAFKLDSAQVPGLPAPLPWREIWVYSPRVEGIHLRAGPVARGGLRWSDRRDDFRTEILGLMKAQRVKNAVIVPTGAKGGFYPKQLPNPQVDRDAWMAEGTESYRIFIRALLSVTDNIVKGKVKHPAQVVIHDGNDPYFVVAADKGTATFSDVANAIALDRDFWLGDAFASGGSHGYDHKAMGITARGAWISVRRHFAEMGVDVQSEPVTVVGCGDMSGDVFGNGMLLSQAIKLVAAFDHRHIFIDPDPDPAASWAERQRLFNLPRSSWEDYDKALISRGGGIFPRSLKSIPLTPEMQAVLGVDATEMEPTALISAILKSPNDLLWFGGIGTYVKAAAQSQTDVGDPANDRLRVNAEDLRVKVVGEGANLGVTQAARIAFSLRGGRINTDFIDNSAGVDCSDNEVNIKIALNKEMAEGRLAFDARNALLESMTDAVADLVLEDNRLQALGLSIAESGGAADLASYVRLIETFEEAGRLDRQVEGLAANDQLLRRGQDGMGLTRPELAVLLSTAKLALQDAIEQSALATDPSMTGELMAAFPPQMQKKEADAIAVHALRKEIIATKVANRIVNRLGLIHPLELAEEEGCSTGDLASAFLIAERLYDIHKLWDDIDAADMSEAARLALFGHIAGGMRAQIADILRSVPTGTLPEAGHALLAKGVGKLASKVDDLLTSEALRRTAAVTDHLLSLGAPEKLVHRTAGLFKLDGAVGIAMLAEKLGVEEVALTRAFTHLGEAVGIDWVQSAAARMEPTDPWERLLISGIARDMQQVRLDLLAQAKSKDIAAHVENWLKEKDPRIRQFRTLVQRARAAAAPNVAMLAEIAGQARGLLGR; encoded by the coding sequence ATGACGGCCGCGGCTGAGCCAAAGATCAAGGAAGTCGACCTTTCCATCCGCCAGGCGCTGGAAGACGCGCTGGCCCGCGGCGCGCTGCCCGGCGAGAGCGAAGGGTTCGATGAAGCCGCCCTGGCCGACGCCGCCGCCTTCCTCGCCGGCACCGCCGGCAGCCGCGCGCCCGGTCAGCCCGCCATCGCCATCGAAACGCTGGGCGAAAGCGTGTCGGCCCGCTTCATGCGGATCGCCCTCGTCAACGACGACATGCCTTTCCTGGTCGATTCCATCGCGCACACGCTGGCGGCGGAGGACATCACCATCCACCGCCTGCTCCATCCCGTCCTGTCGGTCAGCCGCGACGCCAAGGGGGCGCTGAAGGCGATCCTTGACGATGAAACATCGGGCGCCCGCCGCGAATCGATGATCTATATCGAGGCCGACCGCGCCGACGCGAAGGTCCGCCGCGCGCTGGAGAAGGACCTGCGCGACACGCTGGCCGACGTGCGCGCCGCCGTCGCCGACTGGCCACGGATGCAGGAAGCGATGGCCGCCGATGCCGACGCCATCCCCGACGAGGAAGGCGCGGCGCTGCTCCGCTGGTTCCTCTCGCGCCATTTCACGCAGACCGGGCATGAAATCTGCGGCCGCGACGGCAAGGCGCGGGACGGCATCGGCATCTGCGCCCTGCGCGACAAGCCGTTGATCGCCCCCGCCTCCCGCAAAGCCGCCTTCGCCTGGTTCGAGGAGGGCAAGCGCGTCCCCCTCATCATCAAATCCAACATCACCTCGCGCGTGCATCGCCATGTGCTGCTCGACCTCATCATCGTGCCGGTGCGGCAGGGCAAGGAGGTGGTCGCCCTCTCCATCCACGCGGGCATGTGGACCAGCTCCGCCCTCGCCGCGCCGCCGGACAAGGTGCCCCTGCTGCGTTCCGCCCTGTCGCTGCTGATGGAGAAATTCGGCTTCGATCCGGTTGGCCATGCGGGCAAGACGCTGGTTCATGCGCTGACCGCCTTGCCGCACGACATATTGATCGGCTTCGACCGCGAGACGCTGGAGCGGCTGGCGCTCACCTTCATGTCGCTGGCCGACCGCCCGCGCCCGAAGCTGGCGCTTGCCACCAGCGCGCTCGCCCGCCATCTCTACGCCTTCGTCTGGCTCCCCCGCGAAGAGCTTTCGACCGCCCGCCGCGTCTCCATTCAGGATATGCTGTCGCAGGCCGCCAATGGTGCCGCGGTGCTCAGCTGGTCGATCGCGCTGGAGGAAGGGGGCCTCGCCCTGCTGCGCATCACGCTCGACCTGCGCGACGGCGGCGTGGTGCCCGACGACGCGGAACTGGACGAACGCCTGCGCAAGATGGTGCGCGGCTGGCTTCCCGCCGTCGAGGAATCGCTCGCCGAAACCGAGGAGCCGGGCCGCGCCGCCGCACTCGCCCAGCGTTTCGCCAACGGTTTCCCGATGGCCTATCGCAACGGCGCGGGCCCGGCGGAAGCGGCCATCGACATCCGCCTGATCCATGGCCTGTCCGGCCCCGGCGACAAGTCGATCCGCATCTACCGCAATGCGGAGGACAGCGCGGAACGCCTGCGCCTCAAGCTCTACAGCCATGACGCCATCGCCCTGTCCGAAGTCGTCCCCGCCTTCGAGAATTTCGGGTTCCGCGTGATCGACGAGATGACGACCGCCATCGACGGCGGCGCGCTCGGCCATGTGCAGCGCTTCGTGCTGGAACTGCCCGCAGGCGGCGATGCCGAAGCCGTGGTTGCCCGCGCCGATGTCGTCACCGAAGCCATAGCGCAGGTGATCGAGGGCGTGGCGGAGGATGACAGCCTCAACGAACTGATCGTGACGGCGGGCCTTTCGCCGCGCGCGGTCGTGCTGTTCCGCGCCCTGTTCAGCTATCTGCGCCAGACCGGCATGGCCTATAGCCGGGCCACCGTCGCCAATACGCTGCGTCGGGAAAAGGATGTGGCGCATCAGTTGGTCGAACTGTTCATCGCGCTCCACGATCCCGCCGCGAAAGAGGGCGAAGCCCGCGCCGCCGCCGCGCAGGCCGCCATCGAAACCGGCCTCGAAAAAGTCACGGCCATCGACGAGGACCGCGTGCTGCGCCTGCTGCGCGCCGTCATCGCCGCAACGCTGCGCACCAATTTCTTCGCTCCCGCCTCGACCGAAGCGCTCGCGTTCAAACTGGACAGCGCGCAGGTGCCGGGCCTTCCCGCCCCGCTGCCCTGGCGCGAGATCTGGGTCTATTCCCCTCGCGTGGAGGGCATTCACCTGCGCGCCGGTCCGGTGGCGCGCGGAGGGCTGCGCTGGTCCGACCGCCGCGACGATTTCCGCACCGAAATCCTCGGCCTCATGAAAGCGCAGCGCGTGAAGAACGCCGTCATCGTCCCCACCGGCGCGAAAGGCGGCTTCTACCCGAAACAGCTTCCCAACCCGCAGGTCGACCGCGACGCATGGATGGCGGAGGGCACGGAAAGCTACCGCATCTTCATCCGCGCCTTGCTTTCCGTCACCGACAATATCGTCAAGGGCAAGGTCAAGCACCCCGCGCAGGTCGTCATCCATGACGGCAACGACCCCTATTTCGTCGTCGCGGCGGACAAGGGCACGGCGACCTTCTCCGATGTTGCCAACGCCATCGCGCTGGATCGCGACTTCTGGCTGGGCGACGCCTTCGCCAGCGGCGGCAGCCATGGCTACGACCACAAGGCGATGGGCATCACCGCGCGCGGCGCATGGATCAGCGTGCGCCGCCACTTCGCCGAAATGGGTGTGGACGTGCAAAGCGAGCCGGTCACGGTCGTCGGCTGCGGCGACATGTCGGGCGACGTGTTCGGCAACGGCATGCTGCTCTCGCAGGCGATCAAGCTGGTCGCCGCCTTCGACCACCGTCACATCTTCATCGACCCCGATCCCGACCCGGCGGCAAGCTGGGCGGAACGGCAGCGCCTCTTCAACCTCCCCCGCTCAAGCTGGGAGGATTATGACAAGGCGCTCATCTCCAGGGGCGGCGGCATATTCCCCCGTTCGCTCAAGAGCATCCCCCTCACCCCGGAAATGCAGGCGGTCCTCGGCGTCGACGCCACGGAAATGGAGCCGACCGCCCTCATCTCCGCCATCCTCAAAAGCCCCAACGACCTGCTCTGGTTCGGCGGCATCGGCACCTATGTGAAGGCCGCCGCGCAAAGCCAGACCGATGTCGGCGACCCCGCCAACGACCGCCTCCGCGTCAATGCGGAGGACTTGCGCGTCAAGGTCGTGGGCGAAGGCGCGAACCTGGGAGTCACCCAGGCCGCGCGCATCGCCTTCTCGCTACGCGGCGGGCGCATCAACACCGACTTCATCGACAATAGCGCGGGCGTCGATTGCTCCGACAATGAAGTCAACATCAAGATCGCGCTCAACAAGGAAATGGCCGAAGGCCGCCTCGCCTTCGACGCGCGCAACGCGCTGCTCGAAAGCATGACCGATGCGGTCGCGGACCTCGTGCTGGAGGACAACCGCTTGCAGGCGCTCGGCCTCTCCATCGCGGAAAGCGGCGGCGCGGCGGACCTTGCCAGCTATGTCCGCCTCATCGAAACCTTCGAGGAAGCGGGCAGGCTCGACCGGCAGGTGGAGGGGCTCGCCGCGAACGACCAGCTCCTGCGCCGGGGACAGGACGGCATGGGCCTCACCCGTCCCGAACTCGCCGTGCTGCTTTCCACCGCGAAGCTGGCCTTGCAGGACGCGATCGAGCAAAGCGCCCTCGCCACCGATCCTTCCATGACCGGCGAACTCATGGCCGCCTTCCCGCCGCAGATGCAGAAGAAGGAAGCGGACGCCATCGCCGTCCACGCCCTTCGGAAAGAGATCATCGCCACCAAGGTCGCGAACCGCATCGTCAACCGCCTTGGCCTCATCCACCCGCTCGAACTGGCGGAGGAGGAAGGCTGCTCGACGGGCGACCTCGCCAGCGCCTTCCTGATCGCCGAACGGCTCTACGACATCCACAAGCTGTGGGACGACATCGACGCGGCGGACATGTCCGAAGCGGCCCGTCTCGCCCTGTTCGGCCATATCGCCGGCGGCATGCGCGCCCAGATCGCGGACATCCTGCGCTCCGTCCCCACCGGCACCCTGCCGGAAGCGGGCCACGCCCTGCTCGCCAAGGGCGTCGGCAAGCTCGCAAGCAAGGTCGACGACCTCCTCACCAGCGAAGCGCTTCGCCGCACCGCCGCCGTCACCGATCACCTCCTCTCCTTGGGCGCGCCGGAAAAACTGGTCCATCGCACCGCGGGCCTGTTCAAGCTGGACGGTGCGGTCGGCATCGCCATGCTGGCCGAAAAGCTGGGCGTGGAAGAAGTCGCCCTCACCCGCGCCTTCACCCATCTGGGCGAAGCGGTCGGCATCGACTGGGTCCAGTCCGCCGCCGCCCGCATGGAGCCGACCGATCCATGGGAACGGCTGCTCATTTCCGGCATCGCCCGCGACATGCAGCAGGTGCGGCTCGACCTCCTCGCCCAGGCGAAGAGCAAGGACATCGCCGCCCATGTCGAAAACTGGCTGAAGGAAAAAGACCCCCGCATCCGCCAGTTCCGCACCCTCGTCCAGCGCGCCCGCGCGGCGGCCGCGCCCAATGTCGCCATGCTCGCGGAAATCGCGGGACAGGCACGCGGGTTGCTGGGCCGCTAA
- a CDS encoding GntR family transcriptional regulator, translating into MKTTAKSPARKKKVAEEDAAKHLEIQLREGIHNGKYVPGQRLVEIDLITEFGASQRQVRSALQRLEVEGLVTIEKNRGAAVRKLTPQDISCIFDVLDTLTSLAIRRATESAKEPKVKSILEKNLKEAKAFAKAAGNERRVIKYSEENIRFWDSIASVVDNPFLWETRGRLQSLIFCYPAQIMTLNSDPYKWIAYHEEILVAILNQNVDEALRLMTASSAEIRIAYNL; encoded by the coding sequence ATGAAGACCACTGCAAAGTCGCCCGCCAGGAAAAAGAAGGTCGCGGAGGAGGACGCCGCGAAACATCTCGAAATACAATTGCGCGAAGGCATCCATAACGGCAAATATGTGCCGGGGCAGCGGCTCGTAGAGATCGACCTCATCACCGAATTCGGCGCATCCCAGCGTCAGGTTCGATCGGCATTGCAGCGGCTGGAAGTCGAAGGCCTCGTCACGATCGAGAAAAACCGCGGCGCGGCCGTGCGCAAGCTGACGCCGCAGGATATATCCTGCATTTTCGATGTGCTCGACACCCTGACCTCGCTCGCCATCCGGCGCGCGACCGAGAGCGCGAAGGAGCCGAAGGTCAAATCGATCCTCGAAAAGAATCTGAAAGAAGCGAAGGCTTTTGCGAAAGCGGCCGGCAATGAACGGCGGGTGATCAAGTATAGCGAGGAAAATATACGCTTCTGGGATTCGATCGCGTCCGTGGTCGACAACCCGTTTCTGTGGGAAACGCGCGGCAGGCTGCAATCCCTGATCTTCTGCTACCCCGCGCAGATCATGACCCTCAATTCCGATCCCTATAAATGGATCGCCTATCATGAAGAAATTCTGGTGGCGATACTGAACCAGAATGTGGATGAAGCGCTGCGGCTGATGACCGCTTCTTCGGCGGAAATCAGGATTGCCTATAATCTTTGA
- a CDS encoding PepSY-associated TM helix domain-containing protein, whose product MHAPAQLQPKRKKKSPKAFWLKQLHAWHWISSAVSLIGLLLFAFTGITLNHAADVEGAPQTVEKAATLPPALLKQVAPDDKPDSKKPLPADIAQWVQKEIGQRGTGEAEWSADEVYLPLPRPGGDGWVAIDRHSGAVTSEATSRGWISYLNDLHKGRNTGTVWKWFIDIFSVACFLFALTGLLLLQLHAAKRPSTWPLVAIGLAIPAILAIVFIH is encoded by the coding sequence ATGCACGCTCCCGCTCAACTTCAGCCCAAGAGGAAGAAGAAAAGCCCCAAGGCTTTCTGGCTGAAGCAGCTTCACGCCTGGCACTGGATCAGCTCGGCGGTCAGCCTGATCGGCCTGTTGCTCTTCGCCTTCACCGGCATCACGCTCAACCATGCCGCCGATGTCGAAGGCGCGCCGCAGACGGTGGAGAAGGCCGCGACCCTGCCCCCCGCCCTGCTGAAACAGGTCGCGCCCGACGACAAGCCCGACAGCAAGAAGCCGCTGCCCGCCGACATCGCCCAATGGGTCCAGAAGGAAATCGGCCAGCGCGGCACCGGCGAGGCGGAATGGTCGGCCGATGAAGTCTATCTGCCCCTGCCCCGCCCGGGCGGCGACGGCTGGGTCGCGATCGACCGGCACAGCGGCGCAGTCACCAGCGAAGCGACCAGCCGCGGCTGGATCAGCTATCTCAACGACCTGCACAAGGGCCGCAACACCGGCACGGTATGGAAATGGTTCATCGACATCTTCTCCGTCGCCTGCTTCCTCTTCGCTCTGACCGGCCTGCTGCTGCTGCAACTCCACGCGGCCAAGCGGCCCAGCACATGGCCGCTGGTCGCCATCGGCCTCGCCATCCCGGCGATCCTCGCCATCGTCTTCATCCACTGA